The following are encoded together in the Mesoplodon densirostris isolate mMesDen1 chromosome 2, mMesDen1 primary haplotype, whole genome shotgun sequence genome:
- the LOC132502701 gene encoding uncharacterized protein LOC132502701 codes for MDAPSAARSAEWNEPRGGAGEAPRAVGQRPAGQVGGPHRPEPARQPVSGRGGRAGGRARRAPQRPLRGGGGSWFRLRRLERQRRPGTARGDATEQRRQRGQRRQPETQRRPQQQQQQDGLVDTRRRRRRRRAGPGVARRGWGGAVAATATAAAAAAEVTEERGASSLPPPPDFNAQSPARQRFSLEYTLHIYGDSEREGRLLPGSAQRFR; via the exons ATGGACGCGCCTTCCGCAGCCAGGAGTGCTGAGTGGAACGAACCACGAGGAGGAGCGGGGGAGGCGCCGAGGGCAGTGGGTCAGCGCCCCGCGGGGCAGGTGGGCGGGCCCCACCGCCCCGAGCCGGCCCGCCAGCCAGTCAGCGGGCGCGGGGGGCGGGCCGGAGGGCGCGCGCGCCGCGCCCCGCAGCGCCCCCTGAGGGGCGGCGGCGGGAGCTGGTTCCGGCTGCGC CGGCTGGAGCGGCAGCGGCGGCCGGGTACGGCGCGAGGCGACGCCACAGAGCAGCGGCGGCAGCGGGGACAGCGGCGGCAGCCGGAGACGCAGCGGCggccgcagcagcagcagcagcaagacgGACTCGTGGAcacgcgccgccgccgccgccgccgccgggccgGGCCGGGTGTCGCGCGCCGAGGCTGGGGGGGAGCCGTCGCCGCCACCGctaccgccgccgccgccgccgccgaggtgACTGAGGAGAGAGGCGCCTCCTCGCTCCCGCCGCCGCCGGACTTCAATGCCCAGTCCCCAGCTCGCCAGC GTTTTTCGTTGGAATATACGTTGCACATTTATGGCGATTCTGAGCGTGAGGGCAGACTTCTGCCAGGCTCAGCACAGCGTTTCCGCTGA